A genomic stretch from Styela clava chromosome 5, kaStyClav1.hap1.2, whole genome shotgun sequence includes:
- the LOC144422773 gene encoding uncharacterized protein LOC144422773 → MSVYDRQMIIISLTGERRTLHTCTQQEVGPHTVKRKRGSKVTPGRNLCRADQRGALRKSENMKSDNQDETCSACGLWNDPNGSTEIEDEWVGCESCSETHWFHKNCCKDPSNPCGNDYNS, encoded by the exons ATGTCTGTTTACGATCGGCAGATGATAATAATATCTTTAACAGGTGAGCGTAGAACTCTACATACATGCACACAGCAGGAGGTTGGACCACATACAG TGAAACGAAAGCGAGGATCGAAAGTCACACCGGGCAGGAACCTCTGCCGAGCCGATCAACGGGGAGCTCTgagaaaatcagaaaatatgaaaagtgaTAATCAAGACGAAACCTGCTCTGCTTGTGGATTATGGAATGATCCAAATGGAAGTACGGAAATTGAGGATGAATGGGTCGGTTGCGAAAGCTGCAGCGAAACACATTGGTTCCACAAGAACTGTTGCAAAGACCCGTCTAACCCATGTGGAAATGATTACAATTCTTGA